In one Chelmon rostratus isolate fCheRos1 chromosome 7, fCheRos1.pri, whole genome shotgun sequence genomic region, the following are encoded:
- the kpna4 gene encoding importin subunit alpha-3 has protein sequence MADNEKLDNQRLKNFKNKGRDLETMRRQRTEVVVELRKNKRDEHLLKRRNVPHEDICEDSDVDGDFRSQNTSLEAIVQNATSDNQGVQLSAVQAARKLLSSDRNPPIDDLIKSGILPILVHCLDRDDNPSLQFEAAWALTNIASGTSEQTQAVVQSNAVPLFLRLLNSSHQNVCEQAVWALGNIIGDGPQCRDYVISLGVVKPLLSFISPSIPITFLRNVTWVMVNLCRHKDPPPPMETIQEILPALCVLIHHTDVSILVDTVWALSYLTDAGNEQIQMVIDSGIVPHLVPLLSHQEVKVQTAALRAVGNIVTGTDEQTQVVLNCDALSHFPALLTHPKEKINKEAVWFLSNITAGNQQQVQAVIDAMLVPMIIHLLDKGDFGTQKEAAWAISNLTISGRKDQVAHLIEKQVIPPFCNLLTVKDAQVVQVVLDGLSNILKMADDEAETIANLIEECGGLEKVEQLQNHENEDIYKLAYEIIDQFFSSDDIDEDTSLVPEAIQGGTYGFNSANVPAEGFQF, from the exons ACTATGAGAAGACAGAGGACTGAGGTAGTGGTGGAACTCAGAAAG AACAAAAGAGATGAGCACCTTCTGAAGAGGAGAAATGTGCCCCATGAGGACATCTGTGAGGACTCTGATGTTGATGGAGATTTCAGATCG caaaACACCTCCCTTGAAGCAATAGTACAA AATGCCACCAGTGATAACCAGGGCGTTCAGCTGAGTGCTGTCCAGGCTGCCAG GAAGTTGTTGTCCAGTGACCGTAACCCTCCCATAGATGACCTGATTAAGTCTGGGATCCTTCCTATACTGGTCCACTGCCTGGACAGAGATGACAA CCCATCTCTCCAGTTTGAGGCAGCCTGGGCTCTAACCAACATAGCGTCTGGTACCTCAGAGCAGACCCAAGCTGTGGTCCAGTCCA ATGCTGTGCCGCTGTTTCTGAGGCTGCTTAACTCCTCTCACCAGAATGTGTGCGAACAGGCTGTCTGGGCCCTGGGCAATATCATCG gTGATGGCCCTCAGTGCAGAGACTATGTCATCAGCTTGGGTGTGGTCAAGCCCCTGCTGTCTTTCATCAGTCCCTCCATTCCCATCACCTTCCTCCGCAATGTCACCTGGGTCATGGTCAATTTGTGCCGCCACAAGGACCCTCCACCACCCATGGAGACGATCCaggag ATCCTCCCAGCTCTGTGCGTGCTTATCCACCacactgatgtcagt ATCTTGGTAGACACAGTGTGGGCTCTGTCTTATCTGACAGATGCTGGGAACGAGCAGATCCAAATGGTCATCGACTCGGGCATCGTCCCCCATCTGGTGCCTCTCCTCAGTCACCAGGAGGTCAAAGTTCAG ACCGCTGCCCTAAGGGCTGTTGGGAACATAGTGACTGGCACAGATGAACAGACCCAGGTGGTGCTCAACTGTGATGCTCTCAGCCACTTTCCTGCACTCCTCACACACCCAAAGGAGAAAATCAACAAG GAGGCAGTGTGGTTCCTGTCCAACATCACAGCAGGCAACCAGCAGCAGGTGCAGGCCGTCATTGACGCCATGCTAGTTCCCATGATCATTCACCTGCTCGACAAG GGTGACTTTGGCACTCAGAAGGAGGCAGCCTGGGCCATCAGCAACCTAACAATAAGTGGGAGAAAAGATCAG GTGGCGCACTTGATTGAGAAGCAAGTGATCCCTCCTTTCTGCAACCTGCTGACTGTGAAGGATGCCCAGGTCGTTCAGGTTGTTCTTGATGGCCTCAGCAATATCCTGAAGATGGCAGATGATGAGGCTGAAACGATTGCTAACCTTATTGAGGAATGTGGAG GTTTGGAAAAAGTGGAGCAACTGCAGAATCACGAAAATGAAGATATCTACAAATTGGCATATGAAATTATTGATCAGTTCTTCTCATCTGATGAT ATTGATGAAGACACCAGCCTGGTCCCAGAGGCCATCCAGGGCGGAACTTACGGCTTTAACTCAGCCAACGTGCCAGCCGAGGGATTCCAGTTCTAG